In Holophagales bacterium, one DNA window encodes the following:
- a CDS encoding PilT/PilU family type 4a pilus ATPase, with the protein MESLTLEPGQLPRLRAGGVERGVSREPLDAARIIALTAEIAPPGFQPLSGTPFRFEHAVDGHALRVDGLPSGSGWAVTIVPLADSPPADVPGLPVFGGLETTAVPGRPVTRIGELLELLLERKGSDLHLSSDHRPRMRLHGDLTEMSEFAAISAAEMGPLLDAIAPSRNREQFAGINDTDFAVELPGKARFRVNFFRDHRGPGAVMRTIPSRVPTFEELGLPDSIRKLAYLSKGLVLVTGPTGSGKSTTLAAIVDLVNRSRSDHIITIEDPVEFVHPSRRCLVNQREVGVHTGSFKHALRAALREDPDVVLVGEMRDLETVSIAIETAETGHLVFGTLHTTTAPSTIERLVDQFPGDRQSQIRMMLADSLKAVIAQVLLKKIGGGRVAAFEILIATPALSNLIREGKTFQIASAMQLGRAQGMLLMNDALYDLVDRKIVEPREAYLKAVDKDGLVQKLRAGSHDLQFLEEMKGTG; encoded by the coding sequence ATGGAGTCGCTGACCCTCGAGCCGGGGCAGCTGCCGCGCCTGCGCGCCGGCGGCGTCGAGCGCGGGGTCAGTCGCGAGCCGCTCGACGCCGCGCGCATCATCGCCCTCACCGCCGAGATCGCCCCGCCCGGCTTCCAGCCGCTCAGCGGTACGCCCTTCCGATTCGAGCACGCGGTCGACGGTCACGCCCTGCGGGTGGATGGGCTCCCCAGCGGCAGCGGGTGGGCGGTGACGATCGTTCCCCTCGCCGACTCGCCGCCGGCCGACGTGCCGGGACTCCCGGTGTTCGGGGGCCTCGAGACCACCGCCGTTCCCGGCCGGCCGGTGACGAGGATCGGCGAGCTGCTGGAGCTGCTGCTCGAGCGCAAGGGCTCCGACCTCCACCTGTCGAGCGACCATCGCCCGCGGATGCGGCTGCACGGCGACCTGACCGAGATGAGCGAATTCGCCGCCATCTCGGCCGCCGAGATGGGCCCGCTGCTCGACGCCATCGCGCCGTCGCGCAACCGCGAGCAGTTCGCCGGCATCAACGACACCGACTTCGCTGTCGAGCTGCCCGGCAAGGCACGCTTCCGGGTGAACTTCTTCCGCGACCACCGCGGCCCCGGCGCGGTGATGCGGACCATCCCGAGCCGCGTCCCGACCTTCGAGGAGCTCGGCCTTCCCGACTCGATCCGCAAGCTCGCCTACCTGTCCAAGGGGCTGGTGCTGGTCACCGGGCCGACCGGCTCGGGCAAGTCGACGACCCTCGCGGCGATCGTCGACCTGGTCAATCGTTCGCGCTCCGACCACATCATCACGATCGAGGACCCGGTCGAGTTCGTCCACCCCTCCCGCCGTTGCCTGGTCAACCAGCGCGAGGTCGGCGTGCATACCGGGTCGTTCAAGCACGCGCTGCGCGCCGCCCTGCGCGAGGACCCGGACGTCGTCCTGGTGGGCGAGATGCGCGACCTCGAGACCGTGTCGATCGCCATCGAGACGGCCGAGACCGGGCACCTCGTCTTCGGCACGCTCCACACCACCACCGCCCCCTCGACCATCGAACGACTGGTCGACCAGTTCCCGGGCGATCGCCAGTCGCAGATCCGCATGATGCTCGCCGACAGCCTCAAGGCGGTCATCGCCCAGGTGCTGCTCAAGAAGATCGGCGGCGGACGCGTCGCGGCCTTCGAGATCCTCATCGCCACCCCGGCACTGTCGAACCTGATCCGCGAGGGGAAGACCTTCCAGATCGCCTCGGCGATGCAGCTCGGGCGCGCCCAGGGCATGCTGCTGATGAACGACGCGCTCTACGACCTGGTCGACCGCAAGATCGTCGAGCCACGCGAGGCGTACCTCAAGGCCGTCGACAAGGACGGGCTGGTGCAGAAGCTGCGGGCCGGCAGCCACGACCTGCAGTTCCTCGAGGAGATGAAGGGGACGGGCTGA
- a CDS encoding AMP-binding protein has translation MSSMPATYAQALAHAARTRPRGLAYTFADQAVSWAELFARARARAVGLRAHGIAAGDRVVLLLPAGLELVAMFAAVSLLGGVPAVLNPGLPAATALARARRLRPRLVVAATMQPGLAAADPSLPLALAEELPRDGDLPAEPPVPDPHDVALLQMTSGTTGEPRAVQLSHRAITAWRRLFSEVYAIGEDDVLCGWAPPWHVMGLLRFVVLPPFHGCPSHLVAPVVSSLGVWLETLSRVGATLTSATDFSLRHALRLVDPSSLDLRRLRLIASGGEPMRLSTLREFEERVGLPGVVRPAYGLAEATMGVTSVRRGEALRSDDAGNVSCGRPLAGVELRILDEHGKAVPPGVRGEIVLRSPTLFSGYFEAEDETRQVLRDGWLYTGDCGRLDEGGELFVVGRQRLLIKHAGAAFAPREIEEAVDAVPGVVRSAALGLARGDGREQIVVAAEVTTEVTAEVEATASDSAARLAAQVARAVRDSIGVPPAEVLLLHRGTLPATETGKLRHAVFRQRLLRGELTARELVLGRPDGWTG, from the coding sequence GTGTCGTCGATGCCTGCGACCTACGCTCAAGCCCTCGCCCACGCTGCCCGCACTCGGCCTCGTGGGCTCGCCTACACCTTCGCGGACCAGGCGGTCTCCTGGGCCGAGCTCTTCGCGCGGGCCCGGGCACGGGCCGTCGGCTTGCGAGCCCACGGCATCGCCGCCGGCGATCGGGTCGTCCTCCTCCTCCCGGCCGGACTCGAGCTCGTGGCGATGTTCGCCGCCGTCTCGCTGCTCGGCGGTGTGCCGGCCGTGCTCAACCCTGGCCTTCCGGCAGCGACGGCGCTCGCCCGGGCGCGCCGCCTTCGACCGCGCCTCGTCGTCGCCGCGACGATGCAGCCGGGCCTCGCGGCGGCCGATCCGTCGCTCCCGCTCGCGCTGGCCGAGGAGCTCCCGCGGGACGGCGACCTTCCCGCGGAACCGCCCGTGCCGGACCCTCACGACGTCGCGCTCCTGCAGATGACCTCGGGGACGACCGGCGAGCCGCGGGCCGTCCAGCTCTCGCATCGCGCCATCACCGCGTGGCGACGCCTCTTCTCCGAGGTCTACGCGATCGGCGAGGACGACGTCCTCTGCGGCTGGGCTCCCCCCTGGCACGTCATGGGCCTGCTTCGTTTCGTCGTCCTGCCGCCCTTTCACGGCTGCCCGTCCCATCTCGTGGCACCGGTGGTCTCCTCGCTCGGCGTCTGGCTCGAGACGCTCTCGCGCGTCGGCGCGACGCTCACCTCGGCGACCGATTTCTCGCTCCGCCATGCGCTGCGCCTGGTCGACCCGAGCTCGCTCGACCTCAGGAGACTGCGGCTGATCGCGAGTGGGGGCGAACCGATGCGCCTCTCGACCCTGCGCGAGTTCGAGGAGCGCGTCGGCCTGCCGGGGGTGGTGCGCCCCGCCTACGGCCTGGCCGAGGCGACCATGGGGGTGACGAGCGTGCGCCGCGGCGAGGCGCTGCGCAGCGACGACGCGGGCAACGTCTCCTGCGGACGCCCGCTCGCCGGCGTCGAGCTGCGAATTCTCGACGAGCACGGCAAGGCGGTCCCCCCGGGTGTGCGGGGCGAGATCGTCCTCCGTTCGCCGACGCTCTTCAGCGGCTACTTCGAGGCGGAGGACGAGACCCGGCAGGTCCTGCGCGACGGCTGGCTCTACACCGGCGACTGCGGCCGCCTCGACGAGGGAGGGGAGCTCTTCGTCGTCGGACGACAGCGCCTCCTCATCAAGCATGCCGGCGCCGCCTTCGCCCCGCGCGAGATCGAAGAGGCCGTCGACGCGGTCCCTGGCGTGGTCCGCTCGGCGGCGCTCGGTCTGGCGCGCGGCGATGGGCGCGAGCAGATCGTCGTCGCCGCCGAAGTCACCACCGAAGTCACTGCCGAGGTCGAGGCGACCGCCTCCGACTCGGCGGCACGGCTGGCCGCCCAGGTGGCTCGCGCGGTGCGCGACAGCATCGGCGTGCCGCCCGCCGAGGTTCTGCTGCTGCACCGGGGAACGCTGCCGGCGACCGAGACCGGGAAGCTGCGACACGCCGTCTTCCGCCAGCGACTCCTGCGGGGTGAGCTGACGGCTCGCGAGCTCGTCCTCGGTCGGCCGGACGGCTGGACGGGCTGA
- a CDS encoding acyl carrier protein → MTADDTLCASATAPELDRLGKAVRDLVRERVPSFWTENDLADELRLDESGLGLDSVGLVELVVACERHFGVRLPAAILRQDAPTLGELIGWLRDAGA, encoded by the coding sequence GTGACCGCCGACGACACTCTCTGCGCATCCGCAACCGCTCCCGAGCTCGACCGTCTCGGCAAGGCGGTGCGTGACCTGGTGCGCGAGCGCGTTCCCTCCTTCTGGACCGAGAACGATCTCGCCGACGAACTGCGACTGGACGAGTCGGGGCTCGGCCTCGACTCGGTCGGTCTGGTCGAGCTGGTGGTCGCTTGCGAGCGCCACTTCGGCGTCCGACTGCCGGCCGCCATCCTGCGCCAGGACGCGCCAACCCTCGGCGAGCTGATCGGGTGGCTACGCGACGCCGGGGCCTGA
- a CDS encoding M3 family metallopeptidase: MHSTLRFLLCGLALTLAALPSPAEEPKKEPAAAMNPFFTPSPLPYQAPPFDKIRVADFGPALAEGMKRQMAEMAAIGADPAEPTFANTLEAMERSGELLTRVRRVFNALADADTSEELQAVQSEMAPKLAAHRDAIYLDAKLFARVRALYQKRDPLGLTGEARRLAERVYRDFVRAGAELGESDKAALRALNQEEAKLTTEFHERVLADTNASAVVVDDVARLAGLSAAEVATAAEEARGRGLAGKWAISLKNTTQQPALASLRDRALRQQLLAASTGRGAHGGPNDTRELVSRLAQLRAERARLLGYPTYAAYSLDDQMAKTPAAATRLLTDLVPAATGRARAEAAKMQAIVDAQKGGFTLGAADWDFYAEQVRKAEYDLDESEIRPYFDLERVLRDGVFFSAHELFGLTFEERKDLPVYHPDVRVFEVFDADGKSIALFYADYYSRPSKSGGAWMDSFVDQSLLRGTKPVVFNVCNVTKPAPGEPTLLSWDDVTTIFHEFGHALHGIFQNVTYPTLANVPSDFVEFPSQFNEHWALEPRVFANYAKHTRTGAPMPAALVEKIKKARTFNQGYATVEYVAAALLDLAWHDLPADRPRQSVDTFEPAALERFGVNLPAVPPRYHTTYFSHIWGGGYAAGYYSYLWAEVLDHDAFAWFEEHGGMTRANGQRYRDMILSRGGTIDGAEMYRGFRGRDPSVEPLLEQRGLKPAAK; this comes from the coding sequence ATGCACTCGACGCTTCGCTTCCTGCTTTGCGGCCTCGCACTGACGCTGGCCGCGCTCCCCTCGCCCGCCGAGGAGCCGAAGAAAGAGCCTGCCGCCGCCATGAACCCGTTCTTCACGCCGAGCCCGTTGCCGTACCAGGCGCCACCCTTCGACAAGATCCGCGTCGCCGACTTCGGTCCGGCGCTCGCCGAAGGGATGAAGCGTCAGATGGCCGAGATGGCGGCCATCGGTGCCGACCCGGCCGAACCGACCTTCGCCAATACCCTCGAGGCGATGGAGCGTTCGGGCGAGCTCCTGACCCGCGTGCGCCGCGTCTTCAATGCGCTCGCCGACGCCGATACCTCCGAGGAGCTGCAGGCGGTGCAGAGCGAGATGGCGCCGAAGCTCGCCGCGCACCGCGACGCGATCTATCTCGACGCGAAGCTCTTCGCCCGGGTCCGTGCGCTCTACCAGAAGCGCGATCCGCTCGGGCTCACGGGCGAGGCGCGCCGTCTCGCCGAGCGGGTCTACCGCGACTTCGTGCGTGCCGGTGCCGAGCTCGGCGAGAGCGACAAGGCGGCGCTGCGGGCGCTCAACCAGGAGGAGGCGAAGCTCACCACCGAGTTCCACGAGCGGGTGCTTGCCGACACCAACGCCTCGGCGGTGGTCGTCGACGACGTGGCCCGGCTCGCCGGCCTCTCGGCGGCCGAGGTGGCGACCGCCGCCGAGGAGGCGCGCGGCCGCGGTCTCGCCGGAAAGTGGGCGATCAGCCTGAAGAACACGACCCAGCAGCCGGCTCTGGCCTCGCTGCGCGACCGGGCTCTGCGCCAGCAGCTGCTCGCCGCGTCGACGGGGCGCGGGGCCCACGGCGGGCCGAACGACACGCGCGAGCTCGTCTCGCGCCTCGCCCAGTTGCGTGCCGAGCGGGCGCGACTGCTCGGCTATCCGACCTACGCCGCGTACTCGCTCGACGACCAGATGGCCAAGACGCCGGCAGCGGCGACCAGGCTGCTCACCGACCTGGTGCCGGCGGCCACCGGCCGGGCGCGTGCCGAGGCCGCGAAGATGCAGGCGATCGTCGATGCGCAGAAGGGCGGCTTCACCCTCGGGGCGGCCGACTGGGACTTCTACGCCGAGCAGGTCCGCAAGGCCGAATACGACCTCGACGAGAGCGAGATCCGGCCCTACTTCGATCTCGAGCGCGTGTTGCGCGACGGTGTCTTCTTCTCGGCGCACGAGCTCTTCGGACTGACCTTCGAGGAGCGCAAGGATCTGCCGGTCTACCACCCGGACGTGCGGGTCTTCGAGGTGTTCGACGCCGACGGCAAGTCGATCGCCCTCTTCTACGCCGACTACTACTCCCGGCCGAGCAAGAGCGGCGGTGCGTGGATGGACAGCTTCGTCGACCAGAGCCTGCTGCGCGGCACCAAGCCGGTGGTGTTCAACGTCTGCAACGTCACCAAGCCGGCTCCGGGCGAGCCGACGCTGCTGAGCTGGGACGACGTCACGACCATCTTCCACGAGTTCGGTCACGCGCTGCACGGCATCTTCCAGAACGTCACCTACCCGACGCTGGCCAACGTGCCGAGCGACTTCGTCGAGTTCCCGTCGCAGTTCAACGAACACTGGGCGCTCGAGCCGCGGGTCTTCGCCAACTACGCCAAGCACACCCGCACCGGCGCGCCGATGCCGGCGGCGCTGGTGGAGAAGATCAAGAAGGCACGGACCTTCAATCAGGGCTACGCGACGGTGGAGTATGTCGCCGCGGCGCTGCTCGACCTGGCGTGGCACGACCTGCCGGCGGATCGGCCGCGGCAGTCGGTGGACACCTTCGAGCCCGCCGCCCTCGAGCGCTTCGGCGTCAATCTGCCCGCGGTGCCCCCGCGGTACCACACGACCTACTTCTCGCACATCTGGGGGGGCGGTTACGCGGCGGGCTACTACTCCTACCTGTGGGCCGAAGTGCTCGACCACGACGCCTTCGCCTGGTTCGAGGAGCACGGCGGGATGACCCGGGCCAACGGCCAGCGCTACCGCGACATGATCCTCTCGCGCGGCGGGACGATCGACGGCGCCGAGATGTACCGCGGCTTCCGGGGGCGCGATCCGAGCGTCGAGCCGCTGCTCGAGCAGCGTGGCCTCAAGCCGGCCGCGAAGTAG
- a CDS encoding pyridoxal phosphate-dependent aminotransferase, producing MRRQKSLIDEIPLGGIVSVRDRLLEMQAKGHPILRLESGDPSFDIPPHVREAIEKALRDGQTHYTAGAGIPPLRRAIADKLRRDNRIAIDGPERVLVTNGAMHALYIAFRALVEQPGDEIIVPDPTWTETADNVRLAGGAVVRCRLDPARAWSLVPERIEALVTPRTRAIVLNTPHNPTGAVLDRPTLEGILAVAERHDLWVVSDEAYETVLFDGREHLSIGSLPGAERRVVSIFSMSKSYAMSGLRVGYVAVNDDLLIERMAKLLRCTINGVNSATQHGAVAALDGPQEATREMTRVYQQRRDVLMAGLRQLRHLEAFTPQGAFYVWARIADSWPGHDGQRDGWAMTHSLIDQAGIGSAPGEVFGPAGAGHLRFAFSCSTEQIERAAALLPGLGL from the coding sequence ATGCGACGGCAGAAGAGCCTGATCGACGAAATCCCGCTCGGCGGCATCGTTTCGGTGCGCGACCGGCTGTTGGAGATGCAGGCCAAGGGGCATCCCATCCTTCGCCTCGAGTCCGGCGATCCCTCCTTCGACATTCCGCCCCACGTGCGCGAGGCGATCGAGAAGGCGCTGCGGGACGGCCAGACCCACTACACCGCCGGAGCCGGCATCCCGCCGCTGCGGCGCGCCATCGCCGACAAGCTGCGGCGCGACAATCGCATTGCCATCGACGGCCCGGAGCGCGTGCTGGTGACCAACGGAGCGATGCACGCCCTCTACATCGCCTTCCGCGCGCTCGTCGAGCAGCCCGGCGACGAGATCATCGTCCCCGACCCGACGTGGACCGAGACGGCCGACAACGTGCGGCTGGCGGGCGGCGCCGTGGTGCGCTGCCGTCTCGACCCGGCGCGCGCCTGGAGCCTGGTGCCCGAGCGGATCGAAGCGCTGGTGACGCCGCGCACCCGAGCGATCGTGCTCAACACGCCGCACAACCCGACGGGCGCCGTGCTCGATCGGCCGACTCTTGAGGGGATCCTCGCGGTGGCCGAGCGACACGACCTCTGGGTGGTCTCCGACGAGGCCTACGAGACGGTGCTCTTCGACGGGCGCGAGCACCTGTCGATCGGCTCGCTCCCGGGCGCCGAGCGCCGCGTCGTCAGCATCTTCTCGATGTCGAAGTCCTACGCGATGAGCGGCCTGCGGGTCGGCTACGTGGCGGTCAACGACGACCTGTTGATCGAGCGGATGGCCAAGCTCCTGCGCTGCACGATCAACGGCGTCAACTCCGCCACCCAGCACGGCGCGGTCGCCGCGCTCGACGGCCCGCAGGAGGCGACGCGCGAGATGACCCGGGTCTACCAGCAGCGGCGCGACGTGCTGATGGCCGGCCTGCGGCAGCTTCGCCACCTCGAGGCGTTCACTCCTCAGGGCGCCTTCTACGTCTGGGCGCGGATCGCCGATTCCTGGCCGGGACACGACGGCCAGCGCGACGGCTGGGCGATGACCCACTCGCTGATCGACCAGGCGGGCATCGGCAGCGCCCCCGGCGAGGTCTTCGGCCCAGCCGGTGCCGGCCACCTGCGCTTCGCTTTCTCCTGCTCGACCGAGCAGATCGAACGGGCCGCGGCCCTTCTGCCGGGGCTCGGGCTCTAG
- a CDS encoding efflux RND transporter periplasmic adaptor subunit, producing MTPFTLSSFRPARRPRVAFALALPLALAVVSCGDGKAKGPSGPPPVPVTTATVVQKTVPVTFRAIGHVEPIATVAVKARIGGELQRVAFTEGESVRAGATLFTIDPRPYRAALAQAEAAMARNQALLAKAEADATRYAGLVRQDYVTKEQYDQIVANAAALRAAIAADQANLDAAKLNLAYCTITAPVAGRTGALSIKAGNLVKANDDKPLVTINQVQPIHVAFSVPAQLLPSLTARREGAVQVGATLPGGAAAIAEGSLSFIDNEVDTASGTLLLKATFANADEVLWPGQFVDLTVRLGEEPARIVVPASAVQSGQRGQYAFVVKDDGTVELRTLTVARGDEKEAIVESGLEPGETVVTDGQLRLVPGAKVTVKSAESGSEPKS from the coding sequence ATGACCCCCTTCACCCTGAGCTCGTTCCGCCCGGCCCGCCGGCCGCGCGTCGCCTTCGCCCTCGCCCTGCCGCTCGCCCTCGCCGTCGTCTCGTGCGGCGACGGGAAGGCCAAGGGGCCGAGTGGACCGCCTCCGGTTCCGGTCACCACGGCGACCGTCGTCCAGAAGACCGTTCCCGTGACCTTCCGCGCCATCGGTCACGTCGAGCCGATCGCCACCGTGGCGGTCAAGGCGCGCATCGGCGGCGAGCTGCAGCGCGTCGCCTTCACCGAAGGCGAGAGCGTCCGGGCCGGAGCGACGCTCTTCACCATCGACCCGCGCCCCTACCGGGCGGCGCTCGCCCAGGCCGAGGCCGCGATGGCGCGCAATCAGGCGCTCCTGGCGAAGGCCGAGGCGGACGCCACGCGCTACGCCGGACTCGTTCGCCAGGACTACGTCACCAAGGAGCAGTACGACCAGATCGTCGCCAACGCCGCGGCCTTGCGCGCGGCGATCGCCGCCGACCAGGCGAACCTCGACGCGGCGAAGCTCAACCTGGCCTACTGCACGATCACCGCTCCGGTGGCGGGTCGCACCGGGGCGCTTTCGATCAAGGCCGGCAACCTGGTGAAGGCCAACGACGACAAGCCGCTGGTGACGATCAACCAGGTGCAGCCGATCCACGTCGCCTTCTCGGTCCCGGCGCAGCTTCTCCCGTCGCTGACTGCCCGGCGCGAGGGCGCCGTCCAGGTCGGCGCGACCCTGCCCGGCGGTGCGGCGGCGATCGCCGAAGGCAGCCTCTCCTTCATCGACAACGAGGTCGACACCGCCTCGGGGACCCTGCTGCTCAAGGCCACCTTCGCCAACGCCGACGAGGTCCTCTGGCCGGGCCAGTTCGTCGACCTGACGGTGCGCCTGGGCGAGGAGCCGGCGCGCATCGTCGTTCCCGCCTCGGCCGTGCAGAGCGGCCAGCGCGGTCAGTACGCCTTCGTCGTCAAGGACGACGGAACGGTCGAGCTGCGGACGCTGACCGTGGCGCGCGGCGACGAGAAGGAGGCGATCGTCGAGAGCGGTCTCGAGCCGGGGGAGACCGTGGTCACCGACGGCCAGCTCCGCCTGGTGCCGGGGGCGAAGGTCACGGTCAAGAGCGCCGAGAG
- a CDS encoding TetR/AcrR family transcriptional regulator, whose amino-acid sequence MLATPQPGSVPNPPLAGHGALARLRLLDAAERLFAERGYAATSVRDITAEAGCNLAAVNYYFGGKANLYREAFVRGLSLLREQRIATLAEAMGRRPAPTLVELLQSFATAFVAPLDSGRGPLLFQLWMREQLDPQLPPETFAAELVVPIRQALSQALCSLLPALAEPDASLCVQSFIAQLANALQLRRCDRSLREGVMPVGPGEHLEHIVRFTAAGIAAAAAPRKAKPGRARNLEV is encoded by the coding sequence ATGCTCGCGACCCCCCAGCCCGGCAGCGTTCCGAACCCGCCCCTGGCCGGCCACGGGGCGCTGGCCCGCCTGCGCCTGCTCGACGCCGCCGAGCGCCTCTTCGCCGAGCGCGGCTATGCCGCGACCTCGGTGCGCGACATCACCGCAGAGGCGGGCTGCAACCTGGCCGCGGTCAACTACTACTTCGGCGGCAAGGCCAACCTCTACCGCGAGGCGTTCGTCCGCGGGCTGTCGCTGCTGCGCGAGCAGCGCATCGCCACCCTCGCCGAGGCGATGGGCCGACGGCCGGCGCCGACCCTGGTGGAACTGTTGCAGTCGTTCGCCACCGCGTTCGTCGCGCCGCTCGACAGCGGTCGCGGACCGCTCCTCTTCCAGCTCTGGATGCGCGAGCAGCTCGATCCGCAACTGCCGCCCGAGACCTTCGCCGCGGAGCTCGTCGTGCCGATCCGTCAAGCGCTCAGCCAGGCGCTCTGCTCCCTCCTGCCGGCGCTCGCCGAACCCGACGCGTCCCTCTGCGTCCAGTCGTTCATCGCCCAACTGGCCAACGCACTCCAGCTCCGCCGCTGCGACCGCTCGCTCCGCGAAGGGGTGATGCCGGTCGGACCGGGAGAGCATCTGGAGCACATCGTCCGCTTCACCGCCGCGGGCATCGCCGCGGCGGCCGCACCACGGAAAGCGAAGCCGGGTCGCGCCCGGAATCTGGAGGTCTGA
- a CDS encoding TolC family protein has product MVPPSSSRGRRWGVALRRPAAGLLLGVFAAAGVGASDPRSPGEDPLPPPSQDRPAALAVPPAPPPMAVKVPEALLVPGATLALSDILEMALRNNPATRLSYFQARAAAAQLGAKRAPYFPSVDLSASAARAQTATPTQDGTPATAYGPAVTLNYLLLDLGGRSANLEDARQALLAADWSHNAAIQNVVLVVQQTFVQYLSAKAQLEAAQTTVRQATTALEAANVRHEAGVATIAEVLQARTALSQAKLTEATFAGQVLVVRGALATAMGLPANTPYDVGTLPAEVPLDAAGEAVEKLIELARTRRPDLLAARALAAKAAAHVDAVKSEGLPSLALQAGANRTAFDTGSTVERDSWSARLLLSFPLFTGYANRYNVQKAVEEEQTAQAQVASLEQQAVLQVWTSSTALATAGQLVRTSRDLLASAEQSERVALGRYREGVGTILDLLAAQSALANARASEIQSRATWFAALAQLARDTGSAETTLQTSAITVEKREP; this is encoded by the coding sequence ATGGTCCCACCCTCGTCTTCCCGCGGACGCCGATGGGGCGTCGCACTCCGCCGGCCCGCCGCCGGTCTCCTGCTCGGCGTGTTCGCCGCCGCTGGCGTCGGGGCGAGCGACCCGCGATCGCCGGGTGAGGATCCGCTGCCGCCGCCGAGCCAGGATCGTCCGGCGGCGCTGGCCGTGCCGCCCGCGCCGCCGCCGATGGCGGTGAAGGTCCCCGAAGCGCTCCTCGTCCCGGGAGCGACCCTCGCACTCTCCGACATTCTCGAAATGGCGCTGCGCAACAACCCGGCGACGCGCCTCTCCTACTTCCAGGCGCGGGCGGCGGCGGCGCAACTCGGCGCCAAGCGGGCGCCCTATTTCCCGAGCGTCGATCTTTCGGCGAGCGCCGCCCGTGCGCAGACGGCGACGCCGACCCAGGACGGCACTCCGGCAACGGCGTACGGTCCGGCGGTGACGCTCAACTACCTCCTGCTCGATCTCGGAGGTCGCTCCGCCAACCTCGAGGACGCACGCCAGGCGCTCCTGGCCGCCGACTGGAGCCACAACGCCGCGATTCAGAACGTCGTGCTCGTCGTGCAGCAGACCTTCGTGCAGTATCTGAGCGCCAAGGCCCAGCTCGAAGCGGCGCAGACGACCGTGCGACAGGCGACGACGGCGCTCGAAGCGGCGAACGTCCGGCACGAGGCGGGGGTGGCGACGATCGCCGAAGTGCTCCAGGCGCGCACGGCGCTCTCCCAGGCCAAGCTCACCGAGGCCACCTTCGCGGGGCAGGTGCTCGTCGTGCGCGGCGCCCTCGCCACCGCGATGGGCCTGCCCGCCAACACGCCGTACGACGTCGGGACCCTGCCGGCAGAGGTTCCCCTCGACGCCGCAGGCGAGGCGGTCGAGAAGCTCATCGAGCTCGCCCGCACGCGGCGCCCGGACCTGCTGGCGGCGCGCGCCCTGGCTGCGAAGGCGGCGGCGCACGTCGACGCCGTCAAGTCGGAGGGGCTGCCGAGCCTGGCGCTCCAGGCCGGGGCGAACCGCACCGCCTTCGACACCGGCTCCACCGTCGAGCGCGACAGCTGGTCGGCGCGGCTGCTGCTGAGCTTCCCGCTGTTTACCGGCTACGCCAACCGCTACAACGTCCAGAAGGCGGTCGAGGAGGAGCAGACCGCCCAGGCGCAGGTCGCCAGCCTCGAGCAGCAGGCGGTTCTCCAGGTCTGGACGAGCTCGACGGCGCTCGCCACTGCGGGCCAGCTGGTGCGCACGTCGCGCGACCTGCTGGCCAGCGCCGAGCAGTCCGAACGCGTCGCCCTCGGCCGCTACCGCGAAGGAGTCGGGACCATTCTCGACCTGCTCGCCGCCCAGTCGGCCCTGGCCAACGCCCGCGCGTCGGAGATCCAGTCGCGCGCCACCTGGTTTGCCGCCCTTGCCCAGCTCGCCCGCGACACCGGCAGCGCCGAGACCACCTTGCAGACCTCCGCCATCACGGTCGAGAAGAGAGAGCCATGA